One genomic segment of Chitinophaga sancti includes these proteins:
- a CDS encoding dihydroorotase, whose protein sequence is MHILLKNVQITAPGAPNHGQQQDILIENGIISHIGNNISAPNARIVEGKNLSVSPGWTDVFAHFSDPGQEYKEDLQSGAAAAAKGGYTTVLIVPNTQPALHTKPQIEYVISRTRHTGVQVLPIGAVTKNIEGTSLAEMYEMREAGAVAFSDGLKPIQSPGIMLKALQYVKAIDGTIIQMPDDLSISAHGLMNEGIYSTQLGMPGKPAIAEELIIQRDLELAAYTDSKIHFTGVSTAKSIQLISEAKKKGVKVTCSVTPYHLSLTDNQLETYDSNLKVNPPLRGKEDVKALQQAVKDGLIDCFATHHLPQDWDAKVLEFEYAKNGMIGLESAFGVLRQYLPEVPLEKLIDMLAIQPRRIFNLPAHSLAVGAVANLTIFDPEEEWTLTTAHLASRSKNSAYLGARLKGSVKGIISGTNTRIAGIEA, encoded by the coding sequence ATGCATATATTACTCAAAAACGTACAGATCACAGCTCCTGGTGCTCCCAACCATGGCCAGCAACAGGACATTTTAATCGAAAATGGCATCATCAGCCACATTGGAAACAACATCTCTGCGCCCAATGCCCGGATCGTAGAAGGTAAAAACCTCTCTGTGTCTCCAGGATGGACCGATGTATTCGCTCACTTTTCTGATCCTGGTCAGGAATACAAAGAAGACCTTCAAAGTGGCGCCGCCGCTGCTGCAAAAGGTGGGTATACCACTGTACTCATCGTACCCAATACCCAACCCGCCCTGCACACCAAGCCGCAAATCGAGTACGTCATCAGCCGTACCCGCCATACCGGGGTTCAGGTGCTCCCCATTGGTGCTGTTACCAAAAATATCGAAGGCACTTCACTGGCAGAGATGTACGAAATGCGCGAAGCCGGCGCTGTAGCCTTCTCGGATGGCCTGAAACCCATCCAGAGCCCAGGTATCATGCTCAAAGCTCTCCAATACGTAAAAGCCATCGACGGTACTATCATACAAATGCCTGATGACCTGAGTATCTCTGCTCACGGCCTCATGAACGAAGGCATCTACAGCACACAGCTGGGTATGCCCGGAAAACCTGCCATCGCGGAAGAACTGATCATTCAGCGGGACCTGGAACTGGCAGCATACACCGATTCCAAAATTCACTTTACCGGGGTAAGTACCGCCAAATCTATCCAGCTTATATCCGAAGCGAAGAAGAAAGGCGTAAAAGTGACCTGCTCCGTAACTCCATACCACCTGTCACTCACTGACAATCAACTGGAAACTTACGATTCCAACCTCAAGGTCAATCCACCCCTCCGCGGCAAGGAAGATGTAAAAGCCCTGCAACAAGCGGTGAAAGATGGGCTGATCGACTGCTTTGCCACCCACCACCTGCCACAGGACTGGGATGCCAAAGTCCTTGAATTTGAATATGCTAAGAATGGGATGATTGGTCTGGAAAGTGCCTTTGGCGTACTCCGTCAATACCTGCCGGAAGTGCCGCTGGAAAAACTGATCGATATGCTGGCCATTCAGCCACGGAGGATCTTTAACCTCCCTGCTCACAGTCTGGCTGTAGGTGCGGTCGCTAACCTCACCATCTTTGATCCGGAGGAAGAATGGACGCTGACCACCGCACATCTGGCGAGCAGGTCCAAAAATTCGGCGTATCTTGGCGCCCGGTTAAAAGGGTCCGTGAAAGGGATTATTAGTGGCACCAATACCCGGATCGCTGGCATAGAGGCTTAA
- a CDS encoding SDR family NAD(P)-dependent oxidoreductase, with amino-acid sequence MKKLENKVAVITGGAGSIGKVTAKLLLEEGANVLLVDLSEDALKNSVEELNSDQVKYCTADVSKAVDVERYINEAVSLFGKIDIFFNNAGIEGVVKPITDYPEDIFDRVIAVNVKGTWLGNKYALPQMNTGGSIILTSSVAGLLGFAGLSAYVTSKHAVVGIMRTTAIEAAPLHIRVNSIHPSPVNNRMMRSIEEGASTGHGEEIKKKFEAAIPLGRYAEPIEIAKLVLFLASDDSQFITGTTQVIDGGMCAQ; translated from the coding sequence ATGAAAAAGTTAGAAAATAAAGTTGCGGTTATAACCGGTGGCGCAGGCAGTATAGGGAAAGTAACGGCAAAATTGTTATTAGAAGAAGGCGCAAATGTATTGCTGGTTGACCTTTCGGAAGACGCATTGAAAAATTCTGTGGAGGAATTAAACAGTGACCAGGTAAAATATTGTACTGCAGATGTGTCAAAGGCAGTTGACGTGGAACGTTACATCAATGAAGCGGTAAGTTTATTTGGAAAGATCGACATTTTTTTTAACAACGCCGGTATTGAAGGTGTGGTGAAACCCATTACAGATTATCCTGAAGATATTTTTGACAGGGTAATTGCCGTAAATGTAAAAGGAACATGGCTGGGCAATAAATATGCCTTACCCCAAATGAATACAGGCGGAAGTATTATCCTGACCTCATCAGTAGCAGGGCTATTAGGCTTTGCTGGTTTAAGTGCCTATGTAACCAGTAAACATGCTGTTGTCGGTATTATGAGAACAACAGCCATTGAAGCGGCGCCCCTGCATATCAGGGTTAATTCTATTCATCCGTCGCCGGTAAACAACCGGATGATGCGTTCGATAGAAGAAGGTGCATCCACCGGTCATGGCGAAGAAATAAAAAAGAAATTTGAGGCTGCTATCCCATTGGGTCGTTATGCTGAGCCCATTGAAATTGCAAAATTGGTATTGTTTCTAGCCAGCGATGACAGTCAGTTTATTACCGGTACAACACAGGTAATTGATGGTGGAATGTGTGCACAATAA
- a CDS encoding BON domain-containing protein, translated as MVKVEEGWVALEGELPWHYQREVAQNAVSYLTGVKGVTNNIQIKLESHYVIEKKKVENAIARNWSVKDNDINVSVSGTTVTLTGTVNSWYQRDEAGRIAWKTPGILDVKNELVVDYEFMLID; from the coding sequence ATGGTAAAAGTAGAAGAGGGGTGGGTTGCATTAGAAGGTGAATTACCATGGCATTACCAGAGAGAAGTAGCACAAAATGCTGTCAGTTATCTAACTGGTGTGAAAGGTGTAACCAACAACATTCAAATCAAACTGGAAAGCCACTATGTGATTGAAAAGAAAAAAGTTGAAAATGCCATTGCCAGAAACTGGTCCGTAAAGGATAATGATATTAACGTTTCTGTATCTGGAACAACTGTTACATTAACTGGAACGGTCAATTCCTGGTACCAGAGGGATGAAGCAGGCCGTATCGCCTGGAAAACACCTGGTATCCTGGATGTAAAAAATGAATTAGTTGTTGACTATGAATTTATGCTTATCGACTAA
- a CDS encoding BON domain-containing protein, translating to MKNNAELQRDVQNAIKWEPLLNGAEIGVTAKDGIVSLTGTVDSYAKKLEAENTAKKVIGVKAGLKKSLLNFQTHGLKQMVK from the coding sequence ATGAAAAATAATGCAGAATTACAAAGGGATGTTCAAAATGCCATCAAATGGGAACCATTATTGAATGGAGCAGAAATTGGTGTTACAGCCAAAGACGGTATTGTTTCTTTAACAGGAACAGTAGATAGCTACGCTAAGAAATTGGAAGCCGAAAATACTGCCAAAAAAGTAATCGGGGTAAAAGCCGGGTTGAAAAAATCGCTGTTAAATTTCCAAACTCATGGATTAAAACAGATGGTGAAGTAG
- a CDS encoding DUF6629 family protein: MCFSATASFSAGVVLAIIGVATFKKVKHSSQTMFAAIPLIFAVQQSAEGVLWLSLPNPAYLATQVSFTYIFLFFAQVVWPIWVPVAILLLEEEAGRKRMGRYFVAAGLIVGVYFAWCLIRYPVKADIVGYHIAYTLDFPPSLRKYGIVLYALATVVSPFFSSIKRIWMLGLAILTSYIISAMFYEHYILSVWCFFASIISIAVYAIMIEMDRNYTAGKSLYAAPMPIFKVQKLKNKK; this comes from the coding sequence ATGTGCTTTTCAGCCACTGCAAGCTTTAGCGCAGGTGTTGTGCTTGCCATTATTGGAGTGGCCACTTTTAAAAAAGTGAAACATTCCTCTCAGACTATGTTTGCGGCCATACCCCTTATTTTTGCGGTACAGCAATCAGCAGAAGGAGTACTATGGCTATCCTTACCCAATCCGGCATATTTGGCAACCCAGGTTTCCTTTACCTATATTTTCCTTTTTTTTGCACAGGTGGTCTGGCCTATTTGGGTGCCGGTTGCCATATTGCTGCTGGAAGAAGAAGCCGGCCGAAAACGGATGGGGCGTTACTTTGTTGCTGCAGGATTAATAGTAGGAGTATATTTTGCCTGGTGTTTAATAAGATATCCGGTTAAGGCTGATATTGTTGGGTACCACATTGCATATACATTAGATTTTCCTCCATCACTCAGAAAATATGGTATTGTATTATATGCACTTGCCACCGTTGTTTCTCCTTTCTTTTCATCCATTAAAAGAATATGGATGCTGGGTTTGGCGATTTTGACTTCATATATCATTTCTGCAATGTTTTATGAACACTATATACTTTCTGTCTGGTGCTTTTTTGCATCTATCATCAGCATAGCAGTATATGCAATTATGATAGAAATGGATAGGAATTATACGGCCGGCAAATCCTTGTACGCAGCACCGATGCCTATTTTTAAAGTGCAGAAATTGAAAAATAAGAAATGA
- a CDS encoding BON domain-containing protein has product MKNYTDLQKDVQDAIKWEPLLSATEIGVIVKDGVVTLTGVVDNYTKKSEAEDAAKNVAGVMAVVEKIEVKFSSSYAPNDDNEIASEILNAFEWNWRVPNDNVKVKVEKGWVTLEGEFQWHYERTAANDAVKNLLGVTGVSNNIKIKSDLNAAIVKADIESALKLNWSIYENDIDVKVSGHKATLTGTVDSWCQKTEAGRITFNAPGVWSVDNELVVYYDYSLMDE; this is encoded by the coding sequence ATGAAAAATTACACAGACTTACAGAAGGATGTTCAGGATGCCATCAAATGGGAGCCTTTATTGAGCGCAACAGAAATTGGCGTAATCGTAAAAGATGGTGTAGTAACACTTACCGGTGTGGTAGATAATTATACTAAAAAATCTGAAGCTGAAGATGCTGCAAAGAATGTAGCTGGTGTTATGGCAGTTGTTGAAAAAATTGAGGTTAAATTCAGTAGCTCTTATGCTCCAAATGATGACAATGAGATTGCTTCCGAAATATTAAATGCTTTTGAATGGAACTGGCGTGTGCCAAATGACAATGTGAAAGTAAAAGTTGAAAAAGGATGGGTTACATTGGAAGGAGAATTTCAATGGCATTATGAAAGAACAGCTGCTAACGATGCTGTAAAGAATCTGTTAGGGGTAACGGGGGTTTCAAACAATATCAAAATTAAATCTGATTTAAATGCAGCCATTGTTAAAGCAGATATAGAAAGCGCACTTAAACTTAACTGGTCAATTTATGAAAATGACATTGATGTTAAGGTGTCTGGTCATAAGGCTACATTGACAGGTACTGTGGATTCCTGGTGCCAGAAAACTGAAGCAGGACGGATTACCTTTAATGCACCTGGCGTATGGTCAGTAGATAATGAACTGGTGGTTTATTATGATTATTCATTAATGGATGAATGA
- a CDS encoding ABC transporter permease yields MESEIPVTSKPGKFLLSKKADSFFRDIYNVYIFILQYFKELFSAPFEWKELINQCYQVGYRSLPLISLTGFITGTVFTKQSRPSLSEFGATSWLPSLISIAIIRALAPLVTALIAAGKVGSNMGAELGSMKVTEQIDAMEVSGTNPFKYLVVTRITAITLMLPILVIYTGLIGMLGSFLNIHQNELTSFPAFISSAFKTISFLDITASVFKAVCYGFTIGVAGCYQGYYAQNGTKGVGTAANVAVVLSMFMIFVEEMVIVQVVNAFR; encoded by the coding sequence ATGGAATCAGAAATACCTGTAACCTCCAAACCGGGAAAATTTTTACTATCCAAAAAAGCAGATTCATTCTTCAGGGATATCTATAACGTTTATATATTCATCTTACAGTATTTTAAGGAACTCTTTTCAGCACCATTTGAATGGAAGGAATTAATCAACCAGTGCTACCAGGTTGGCTACAGATCATTACCCCTAATTTCGTTAACAGGCTTTATAACCGGCACCGTATTTACAAAGCAATCCCGCCCATCCCTGTCAGAGTTTGGAGCTACCTCATGGCTTCCCTCTTTGATATCAATTGCTATCATCCGTGCACTTGCTCCGTTGGTTACGGCTTTGATTGCCGCAGGAAAAGTAGGTTCTAATATGGGAGCCGAACTGGGCTCCATGAAAGTAACCGAACAAATTGATGCTATGGAAGTATCCGGTACCAATCCATTTAAATATTTAGTTGTAACAAGAATCACAGCTATCACTTTAATGCTTCCTATATTGGTGATTTACACCGGCCTGATCGGGATGCTGGGGTCTTTTCTAAATATTCATCAAAATGAGTTGACAAGTTTTCCTGCCTTTATCAGCAGTGCTTTCAAAACAATTTCATTTCTTGATATTACCGCTTCCGTTTTCAAAGCAGTGTGTTATGGTTTTACTATAGGCGTAGCCGGCTGTTACCAGGGTTATTATGCACAAAATGGAACCAAGGGCGTAGGTACTGCTGCAAATGTAGCTGTAGTCCTTTCGATGTTTATGATTTTCGTGGAGGAAATGGTAATTGTACAGGTTGTAAATGCATTTAGATAA
- a CDS encoding ABC transporter ATP-binding protein: protein MNEAATNYNNDTVISIKDLKKSFDTNIVLNGIDIDILKGENLAVLGRSGSGKSVLIKIISGLLKPDSGTVKVLGQEVNKLTGKALQALRLKIGFSFQSSALYDSMTVRENLAFPLVRNKRNLKTKEVNEAIESVLNDVDLLQTINQMPAELSGGQRKRIGIARTLIMKPEIMLYDEPTSGLDPLTCIEINALIVKVRQQYNASSIIITHDLTCAKATADKVTMIVDGRFLIPGSFSEIFNKKNTNAKSFYDYNFINDK from the coding sequence ATGAATGAAGCAGCAACAAATTACAATAACGACACTGTAATTTCTATTAAAGATTTAAAGAAATCCTTTGATACGAACATTGTACTGAATGGGATAGACATTGATATTTTAAAAGGAGAAAATCTTGCGGTGCTGGGTCGTTCCGGAAGTGGAAAATCCGTACTGATAAAAATAATCTCCGGTCTGCTAAAACCTGATAGTGGTACTGTAAAAGTGCTGGGTCAGGAAGTAAATAAATTAACCGGGAAGGCATTACAGGCACTAAGATTAAAAATTGGTTTCTCTTTTCAAAGCAGTGCTTTGTACGACAGTATGACCGTCAGAGAAAATCTCGCATTTCCACTGGTAAGAAATAAACGTAACTTAAAAACAAAGGAGGTGAATGAAGCCATTGAATCGGTTTTGAATGATGTGGATTTATTACAAACCATCAACCAAATGCCCGCAGAACTTTCCGGAGGGCAGAGAAAACGTATCGGCATTGCCCGTACGCTGATAATGAAGCCGGAAATAATGTTGTATGATGAGCCTACATCTGGGCTTGATCCCCTCACCTGCATAGAGATAAATGCCCTGATTGTGAAGGTTCGCCAACAATACAACGCCAGCTCAATTATTATTACACATGATTTAACCTGTGCAAAAGCTACTGCTGACAAAGTCACCATGATAGTAGATGGCAGGTTTTTGATACCCGGAAGTTTTAGCGAAATATTCAATAAAAAAAATACAAATGCAAAATCCTTTTATGATTACAATTTCATCAACGACAAATGA
- a CDS encoding MlaD family protein, with the protein MTTFKNNRPVIVGIFILLGLAILVVTIFTLGGQKKTFVKSYTIYAVFNDVGGLIKGGNVWFSGVKVGTVKNITFYQNSQVLVTMNIEKEAQSHIHKDAMAKIGSDGLIGNKIVIIYGGSENMPQAEANDLLHVENIAGTDDMLATLQANNINLLEITNDFKRISKKIDSGKGTLATLLNDPAMANKLSNTFDNLQATASNFKAVSINSKDVLLNLKDFSNKINKPGNSINDVVTDTVMYASIKGTLFQLKKAADAVTIFTGNLEKASERLNQDNNVAGVLLNDSLTAASIKITLKNLETSSQKLDADLEALQHNFLLRGYFRKKK; encoded by the coding sequence ATGACTACATTTAAAAATAACCGCCCCGTAATTGTTGGGATATTTATACTACTGGGCCTTGCGATATTAGTGGTTACCATTTTCACCTTAGGGGGGCAGAAAAAAACATTCGTAAAATCGTATACCATATATGCGGTTTTCAATGATGTAGGAGGTTTAATAAAAGGGGGCAATGTTTGGTTTTCTGGTGTAAAAGTGGGTACGGTCAAGAACATCACATTCTATCAAAACTCGCAGGTGCTGGTTACGATGAACATTGAGAAAGAAGCTCAATCACATATCCATAAAGATGCAATGGCAAAAATCGGTTCAGATGGACTGATAGGCAACAAAATAGTAATTATTTATGGAGGAAGTGAAAACATGCCCCAGGCAGAGGCAAATGATCTTCTACATGTCGAAAACATAGCTGGCACTGATGATATGCTGGCAACCTTACAGGCCAACAATATAAATCTATTGGAAATAACAAACGATTTTAAGCGTATAAGTAAAAAGATCGATAGTGGGAAAGGTACGTTAGCTACATTATTAAATGATCCTGCAATGGCCAATAAGCTTTCCAACACGTTTGACAACCTACAGGCTACCGCATCAAATTTTAAAGCCGTTTCTATTAACAGTAAAGATGTTTTATTAAATCTCAAAGATTTTTCCAACAAAATCAATAAGCCAGGTAATTCAATAAATGATGTGGTTACAGATACTGTCATGTATGCTTCTATTAAAGGAACATTATTCCAATTGAAAAAAGCAGCTGATGCGGTGACCATATTTACTGGCAACCTCGAAAAGGCAAGTGAAAGACTAAACCAGGATAACAATGTAGCAGGAGTGTTATTGAACGATTCACTCACAGCCGCCTCCATTAAAATCACTTTAAAGAACCTGGAAACCAGCAGCCAGAAATTAGATGCAGACCTTGAGGCATTGCAACACAATTTTTTATTAAGAGGCTATTTCAGGAAAAAGAAATAA